In Leptospira levettii, the DNA window CGAGGCCTCAAAACAGGGGAACCAAAAAGAGTATATTACATACTTCTCTACAATAAAAGAATTAGAGAATGCTCTAAGGATAAGAAGCAAAAAAGTCCTGGTTATTTTGTTAACTGGTTACCATCAAAATTTATTGAAATTGATGCTTAGACTTGGCATCAACTATGCGATACATTGTACGAATAAAATTCCGTCTCCTTCAGAAATTGATAGTGAAAGTAAATATTTTAAGATTAAACAAAAGCTTTTTGAAGAAGGATTTTCTTCGCTGTTGAAATCAATTGGGCGTGCTCTGCTAAAGTCTTTAGAAGCATTGACTAGAAAAACTCCCTTGGCTCCAACATATGTGATTGCAGGTGGAAGTCGATCAATTGAACATTTAACAAAGGAAACTCTAGATTCCACGAAAATAATTTGGGCGCACAGTTTGGATTTTGATTTGTTTTTGCAATCGAAACAAACCAGTCACAATTCATTTCCCTTTTATGATATTTATGGAAACTTAGTAGAACAAATTTACTTTAATAACTATATTGTATTCTTGGATGAGTATTCTCCCTACCATCCCGATAATGATTTTTTTTTGATACCACATGCAGATAAAAAAGAGACTTATTATCCAAGGTTAGAAAGGTTCTTTCATTATCTTGAGAAAAAATACAATGCGAAGGTGGTGATTGCTGCCCACCCAAGATCGGAATATCAAACTAAGGAACATTTTAAATCATTCGCAATCATTAAAGATCGGACTTTGGACCTAATCAAAAACTCCCACTTTGCTCTGATTCATTCTAGTACAAGCATTAACTTCATAAATCTCTTCGAAAAAGAGGCAATTTTCTTTAATACCTCTTCCATGCGATGGGTATACAAGAAGGCAACGAGCGTTTTTGCTAAATGGCATGGGAAAGTTCCTGTAGAAGTGGATATAAATACTGATTTTGGACAAATTGATTTCGATAAAATATTGAATACTAAGATGAATTTCTGTGACTACCGAAATTTGTACATTAAGAAAGTAGACTCAAAGTTGGATTTCTCTTGGAATATAATTGCTGAAGCGATTCGAAAATAATATGATTCGTATTTCAGATTATCTGATTTTGCTGCGTTTAACTATTAAACACTAGTCTTGACATTTCTGAATGTAGCGAAACCATAGAAAAAATAGTGATAGGAAAACAGTCGTAGAATTGAATGTTCGAATTTGAAACAGCTTGAAAGATTTAACTTGTTGGTATGTAGTTTTTTAGAAGGAATAAATGAAGATACTGGACTGTACATTACGAGATGGTGGTTACTACACCAATTGGGATTTTGATAATGATTTAGTTAAAGTCTATTTCGAATCCTTTAACCATTTGCCAATCGATTTTCTTGAAATTGGTTATAAAGCATTTGCTGAAAATTACTATAAAGGTGAATTTTACTACCTTCCACTTTTTCTGATTAAGAAAATCAAGTCAATCAGTAACAAGAATCTAGCAATTCTGCTGAATGGGAAGGATCTTTTTGAATCTAATATTGAGGCCTTATTGCTACCTTGTGTGGGTTTGATAGATTTAGTAAGAGTAGCAATTGATCCAAAAGATCTGAAAAAATCAATAACATTAATTAAGAGTATTAAATCATTAGGATTTAAAGTCGCTTTGAATGTGATGTATATGTCAAAGTGGAAAACGATGAATTCATTTATGACAGATTTACCACTAGTAAATGAATCTTGCGATTTTTTCTATATGGTTGATTCTTATGGTAGTGTATACCCAGAAGATGTAAAAGAGATTACTCAATCTGTTAAATCAATATTAAATATACCGCTCGGTTTCCATGGTCACAATAATTTAGAGATGGCTCTTATAAACTCCCTAACAGCTCTTGAATATGGTGTTGAAATTATAGATTCTACTGTTACCGGAATGGGTAGAGGTGCTGGAAATTTAAAGACGGAGTTGATTTTAACACACCTTTCATCCAAAGGTTTATTAGAATTTGATTTTAATTATCTATCCAATTTGGTCGATAAGTTTAGTCAATTACAGAAACTCCACAATTGGGGGACAAATTTACCTTACATGGTCTCTGGTAGTAATTCTTTACCACAGAAAGATGTGATGGAATGGATAACTAAGAGATTCTATTCTTTAAACTCTATTGTTGAAGCCTTACAAAATCAAAAAGGCAACTTACTTGATAAACCAAACGTCGAAAGATTTAAACCAGAAAATAAATTTGAAAATGTCTTATTGATTGGTGGAGGAAATTCGGTTCAACAACATTTTGAAGCTATAAGATCATTTATTTATGCAAACAAGAGTTCGATGAGTATCGTACATGCCAGCTCAACAAATGCATACTTATTCAAAGATTTAGATTTCATACCACAATACTTTTGTCTTGTTGGAAATGAGGGACATAGATTGGAAAGAGTTTACGACAATGCTCCTTTCAAGGGAATTTGCATTCTACCGCCACCTCCTAGAAAGTTAGGCATATACAAACCCGAGATTGCAAAAGATAAAATTTTTGAAATTGAGCAATCTACAATAAATCACCCGATAAATGATACACATACTATTTTGGCATTTGAAATTTCATCAATTTTGGAAGCAAAAAATGTATATTTAGTAGGTTATGATGGATATCCAAAAGAAAGTATAACTTCCAAAATGCACGAGATGTTTATTGAGAATCAAAATATTTTCAATCTAGTCAAAAATCGATTCAAATTAATTTCGCTACTTCCTACATTGTATGATGTAAAAATTACCTCTCTCTATTCTTTGATTGAATAAATGAATAAATTAGAAAAATTTAAATATAAATGCATAAGCGAAAATACTCTAGGGTATTTCTCAAAAACGACAGACAGCAGTTTAATTGAAGCTTCAATTTACTCAGGTTTCGACTTTGTTATTATTGATATGGAACATGGGCCTATTCAAACTGAGATGTTAAAACATCACTTAATGGCAACAAGTAGAAGTGAGCTAATTTCAATTGTAAGGGTAGATTCATTTGACTCCAGTTTAATTGGAAAAGTCCTTGATTTAGGTGCGGATGGAATTCAAATACCTTCAGTAACTAGTGTTGATCAAGTTTTGGAAGTGATAAAACTATCTAAATTTTATCCAATCGGTGAAAGGGGAGTATGTCGGTTCGTGCGAGCGGCAGAATATTCAAACCAAGATAGGAATGTGTATTTTCAAAAATCGAACGATTCGATCATTGTAATTCAATTAGAAGGTAAAGAAGGAATTGAAAATTTCGATGAAATAGTTCAAATACAAGGTGTAGATATAATATTCGTAGGTCCTTATGATTTATCCCAATCACTCGGGATTCCTGGACAAATTGAACATCCGATCATTATCGAAAAAATAACTGAATTACAATTAAAAGCAAAAGCAAAAGGAATAGCCTTAGGTACTTTTTGCGACACTCCGCACATGTTAAAGCATTGGAGAAATTTAAATCTAGGTTATTTAGCTTATTCTGTAGATATAGCAATATTTATGGAAAAGCTTAAAGAAATCAATTCCTTGAGGATAAAGAAAGATCTATGAGAGTAACCGCATTATTGACTGGAAGAGGAAATAATTCTCTCAAGGATAAAAATGTTCTCCCAGTCTTCGGGAAACCATTATTGTATTACCCTGCTACAGAAGCTAAGAAAGCTGAATTAATAAATGATTTCTTTGTTAGTAGTGATTGTGAAAAGATTTTGAGTGCTGCACATCACTTAGGTTATGAAAAAATACTCAGACCCCCTGAATATGCAACTCCAACAGCTTTGCATTCAGATGTTATAAAACATTCATTGGAAATAATGAAGTCAATGGATCGATTTCCAGATATACTAGTTGTGTTACTAGCAAATACTGTCATGGTTAAAAGTGAGTGGATCGTAAATTGTATAAATGAGATTTTGAATGATCCGAGTTTAACAGCTGCAGTACCGGTTTATTCGGACATGGATCATCATCCGTATCGAGCTAAGATGGTTAATAACGAAGGTAATTTGGAACCATTCTTTGATTTTTCTGGAATGGCAATATCATCAAACCGCCAAGAGTTACCAAAGTCATATTTTTTATGCCACAATTTTTGGGTATTAAATCTACGTAGTATCAAGGAAGGAGTAGGTTACCAACCTTGGACTTTTATGGGCAATCGAGTAAAACCATTCGAAGTTGCAAAAGCTTTTGACGTGCATACAATTGAAGATATTGAAATTTGCAAACAATGGCTCATAGAAAATAATTTGGTTCCTTCTTAATGTTTGAATCTTTTAGACAAATTATTTGGGACTTTGATGGGGTAATTTTGGATTCCAATCCATGGAGAACTCTTGGTTTTCGCGAAACTCTAAAGGATTATCCAGAAGAAAGTGTTCAGCAATTGATAGATTTTCATGAAGCGAATGGTGGACTTTCAAGATACGCCAAGTTTGACTATTTTTTCAAAAATATTTTAAAGATTGAGCTAGATAATGACAATTTGAATGTTTTGCTTGAGAAGTTCAGGCTTATTATGTTAAAAAATTTAATTGATGAAAATTTAATTATTAACGATAGCATTCAAGCAATAAATTTACTAAAGGATAGGGATATGTTCATTATATCTGGCTCCGATCAGTCAGAGTTGAATTATATTTGTGAAAAACTTAATCTAAGAAAATATTTTAAAAAAATATTAGGTTCTCCTCTAACAAAGAAAGAAAATATAAAAAAATTAATTCAGGAAGAATTGATTGATCCAAGTTTATCATGTTTAATTGGTGATTCGCATAATGATTTCGAAGCGGCTACCGAATTTGGAATTCAATTTTACGGTTATAATAATGAAAAACTGAAAGGTTTAGGCAATTATATTGAATCTTTCAATGATTTGCGGAACACTGATGGTCTAGGATAGGAAAAATATGAGTGAATTGAAACCCAAAGTTTATAAAAAGCATAATAGTTTTGATAACATTTCTTCGAGAATTAAGGAAGCTGTAGAATATCAAAAAATGCGTTCTATAAGGGTATTACGAGATTATCATGATGGTAAAATTCCTATTCAGCATTCCATTAAAAATAAAGCAAATTTTACGGGAATCTTAAAAAGGGTAGAAAGCGATTTAACAAGTGAAATTAAAGATCCGTCGCATAGTCAATTTGAAATATCTCCATTTGCGGCAGAAGAAATGTATACTTACTCTGATGAAGAATTGATTCGTTTCTTTTATCATAGATATAGATATGAAATATTTCCGCAAAATTTTGAGTTAGATAATTATCCTCCCGCACTACAAATAGAACCTTCTTCTTTATGCAATTATCGATGTGTCTTTTGTTATCAGACTGATTCTAATTTTTTTAAAAAGACAAATCCATCGATGTCGATGATGTCATTTGAATTTTTTAAAGAAATCGTAGATGAAATAAATGGCGAAATAGAATTTGTAACTTTAGCTTCTCGTGGTGAGCCATTGATGGCTCCAGATATTTCAAAAATTTTAGAATATTCAAATGGAAAATTTTTAAATTTAAAACTTAATACTAATGCATCTTTACTTACAGAAAGCAAAATCCATTCATTATTATCTGGTTCTGTAAAGACTTTGGTTTTTTCTGCCGACGCCGCAGAAGAACCGCTTTACAGTCAATTGAGAGTAAATGGAAAATTGGATAAAGTTCTTAAAAATATTGAACTATTTCGTACTATAAGAGAGAAAAGCTACCCCAATACGAAAATCATTACAAGAGTTTCAGGAGTTAAAGTTACCGAAAAGCAAGATATGGTTTCAATGGAAAAAGTTTGGGGTGGGTTGGTTGATCAAATTGCTTTTGTAAATTACAATCCATGGGAGAATATCTATGAATCGTCAGCAAATGGGCAAACTAAGCCTTGCTCTGATTTATATCGAAGAATGTTTGTATGGGCGGATGGTACAACAAATCCATGCGATAGTGATTACAAATCTGAACTTAATGTCGGAAAATTTCCAGACCTAAATATCAGTGAACTTTGGCAGATGAGAAAATACACTAATTTAAGAGAGGCACATAAATCGGGTAACCGACAACTAGTTCATCCATGTAAGGGTTGTGCAGTAGTTTGATTCCAACTGAAAATAGGGTGGCTCTAATCACTGGAGGGAGTTCAGATATCGGTAAGAAAATTGTCCAGAAATTCCTTGAAAATAACATCAAAGTAATTGCTCAATATAATTCGACCGATATCAATATTGAAAATAAAAACTTGAAAACTATCAAGTCTTCGTTCAATAAAAAAAAAGATTTAGAGGATTTTGTCCAGACTGTCTTTGCTTGTGAGTCGAATATTGACTTTCTAATCAATGCAACAGGCATTATTGAAAATCGTAATTTTCTAGAATGTTCTCTGGAAGTGATGAACGAAGTATTTCAAGTGAACTTCTTTTCACATGCTTTCCTGATGCAAACTTTTTTCCCTATTATGGTTCGACAGAAATTTGGAAGGATTGTCTCATTAAGTAGTATTGGATTAAAATTTGGTGGATCAATGAATTCGGCATATTATAGCGCATCAAAATCTGCCCTAGAAGCGATAACCAGATCCTATGCAAAATTTGGAGCCCAATCGAATGTTCTTTGCAATACGATTAGAGTCGGTGTAATAGATACAAAAATTCATAAAAACAAAGATATGGCAGAGAGATCGAAAATGATTCCAGTGAATCGATTAGGCAGACCTGAAGAAATAGCTGAAATGGTTTACTTTTTGTGTTCAGATAAAAGTGATTTTATCACTGGACAAGAATTTGCTGTAAGTGGCGGGGAATAAGTTTCCATTTTAACTAAACGATAAAGAATGAATTCTGATTTAATTCCTGAGTATTTGCAAAAATATTATAAACTCTTAAGTAATTTTGTAACCAATGCTTCAAAGTCTTGGTTATATTCCACTTCCTTTTTCTTCTCAAAAGTTGGAGTCTATGATGCTTATCGAAATTATAGAAGGATTGGTTATTTTTTTAAAATAAAGCAAATATTAAGATATTATGCATTTTCTTACTTAGCTTTGTTCAAGTTTGCAATCAATAAACTCATATTTTTTTTATCTAGTGTAAAGATCTCGATAAATGCAGATAAATTGGTAATTATAGACACCTATGCGATTGTAGACAATCTTGTAAAAGGTACGAAATTAGCATCTGACTATTTTCCAAATTTGGTAGAAACTTTAAAAGTAAGAGGATTAGATTATGTAATAATACCTCGTTTTTATGGTTCAAATAATCCTTTTAGTTTTTGGAAAGTTATTAAAATTCTAAAAGAATATGAGGGCAGGGTTGTAACTGAGTTTCAATTGCTTTCCTCTTTAGATTTATTAAAACTTTTTTTCTACATAACTGTGTATCCTTTTCTTATGCTAAATTTATTACGAAAAGTTAGATTAAGTGAGGAAGCACTTGATTCAAAATTAGTTTATTATTTTTGGTCAGATTTAAATGGATCTAATTTTTTTGGAACTGTCAGGTATCTTTTTGGGCTAAAACTTGCGAAAATAATTCCTCCTAATTCGAAGGTTATACAATGGTATGAAGGACAACCATATGAGAAATGTTTGAATCGCGCTTTTAGATATAGTAAACTCGAAGTGAAAATATATGGGACTCAGTTTTTCATTTTTCCACCTGAGTTATTAAATTCATTCATTGATAGTAATGAATTTCGCGAACATTTACCGGATATTATTTTGGTTAATGGCACACATTATTTGGATAAAAACACAGAAATGAGAGTCGGTCCATCTATGCGATACTCTCGTTTGTTTAAGACTGAAATATTGGAGTCAAAATCTGAGAAAATATTAATACTCCTATCATACTTTCATGAAAGTAATATTTTCATACTAAAACTACTACAACAATTGGGGGCATATTCAGAAGAAATTTTCTCTATAAAAATGCATCCATCAACAAATATATCAGAGATTAAAGAATTTTTACCAAAAAACTATCAAATTGTATATGATAATATTTATGACTTGTTTTCTAATCACGGCCTCGTTTTAGGAGTCTCTACAGGAGCACAAGTAGAAGCGATTGCATGTGGGTTGCCTGTTATTGTTATTTCAGAGAATGGAAAAAGTAGCTATTCTTATCTTCCTGATTTTTGTAAAGGTGTATTATGGGAAGACGCGTATGATTTAGACTCTTTTGAATCTGCGAAAAATAAGTTATTCAATGTAGTAAGAGATAAGCAAGAACAAAGATTAAACATGATTCGCAGAGTAAGAAATGAAATGTTTACTGAACCAACCAATGAAAGAATTGTTGAAGCATTCGAACTGAATTAGGATTTTAATTTCCTTTAATTAATAATTAGATAGTATATTTGTAATCTAAAATAAGGAACCAGATATTGTTATAAATAGAGGCATATAATTTCTGTTTAAAAACATAAAAGTTTTAATCACTGGTTATATTAGATTTAAAAGAGTTTAGCTTACTGTATGTCTTAAAAAATGGGAACTGATGTTTTTCGGATTTCTTTGGATCCATTAAATAGTCCGATAAGGAATTCAGGTAGCCTTTGAAAGCA includes these proteins:
- a CDS encoding aldolase catalytic domain-containing protein, which translates into the protein MKILDCTLRDGGYYTNWDFDNDLVKVYFESFNHLPIDFLEIGYKAFAENYYKGEFYYLPLFLIKKIKSISNKNLAILLNGKDLFESNIEALLLPCVGLIDLVRVAIDPKDLKKSITLIKSIKSLGFKVALNVMYMSKWKTMNSFMTDLPLVNESCDFFYMVDSYGSVYPEDVKEITQSVKSILNIPLGFHGHNNLEMALINSLTALEYGVEIIDSTVTGMGRGAGNLKTELILTHLSSKGLLEFDFNYLSNLVDKFSQLQKLHNWGTNLPYMVSGSNSLPQKDVMEWITKRFYSLNSIVEALQNQKGNLLDKPNVERFKPENKFENVLLIGGGNSVQQHFEAIRSFIYANKSSMSIVHASSTNAYLFKDLDFIPQYFCLVGNEGHRLERVYDNAPFKGICILPPPPRKLGIYKPEIAKDKIFEIEQSTINHPINDTHTILAFEISSILEAKNVYLVGYDGYPKESITSKMHEMFIENQNIFNLVKNRFKLISLLPTLYDVKITSLYSLIE
- a CDS encoding HpcH/HpaI aldolase family protein, yielding MNKLEKFKYKCISENTLGYFSKTTDSSLIEASIYSGFDFVIIDMEHGPIQTEMLKHHLMATSRSELISIVRVDSFDSSLIGKVLDLGADGIQIPSVTSVDQVLEVIKLSKFYPIGERGVCRFVRAAEYSNQDRNVYFQKSNDSIIVIQLEGKEGIENFDEIVQIQGVDIIFVGPYDLSQSLGIPGQIEHPIIIEKITELQLKAKAKGIALGTFCDTPHMLKHWRNLNLGYLAYSVDIAIFMEKLKEINSLRIKKDL
- a CDS encoding cytidylyltransferase domain-containing protein; amino-acid sequence: MRVTALLTGRGNNSLKDKNVLPVFGKPLLYYPATEAKKAELINDFFVSSDCEKILSAAHHLGYEKILRPPEYATPTALHSDVIKHSLEIMKSMDRFPDILVVLLANTVMVKSEWIVNCINEILNDPSLTAAVPVYSDMDHHPYRAKMVNNEGNLEPFFDFSGMAISSNRQELPKSYFLCHNFWVLNLRSIKEGVGYQPWTFMGNRVKPFEVAKAFDVHTIEDIEICKQWLIENNLVPS
- a CDS encoding HAD family hydrolase is translated as MFESFRQIIWDFDGVILDSNPWRTLGFRETLKDYPEESVQQLIDFHEANGGLSRYAKFDYFFKNILKIELDNDNLNVLLEKFRLIMLKNLIDENLIINDSIQAINLLKDRDMFIISGSDQSELNYICEKLNLRKYFKKILGSPLTKKENIKKLIQEELIDPSLSCLIGDSHNDFEAATEFGIQFYGYNNEKLKGLGNYIESFNDLRNTDGLG
- a CDS encoding radical SAM/SPASM domain-containing protein yields the protein MSELKPKVYKKHNSFDNISSRIKEAVEYQKMRSIRVLRDYHDGKIPIQHSIKNKANFTGILKRVESDLTSEIKDPSHSQFEISPFAAEEMYTYSDEELIRFFYHRYRYEIFPQNFELDNYPPALQIEPSSLCNYRCVFCYQTDSNFFKKTNPSMSMMSFEFFKEIVDEINGEIEFVTLASRGEPLMAPDISKILEYSNGKFLNLKLNTNASLLTESKIHSLLSGSVKTLVFSADAAEEPLYSQLRVNGKLDKVLKNIELFRTIREKSYPNTKIITRVSGVKVTEKQDMVSMEKVWGGLVDQIAFVNYNPWENIYESSANGQTKPCSDLYRRMFVWADGTTNPCDSDYKSELNVGKFPDLNISELWQMRKYTNLREAHKSGNRQLVHPCKGCAVV
- a CDS encoding SDR family NAD(P)-dependent oxidoreductase is translated as MIPTENRVALITGGSSDIGKKIVQKFLENNIKVIAQYNSTDINIENKNLKTIKSSFNKKKDLEDFVQTVFACESNIDFLINATGIIENRNFLECSLEVMNEVFQVNFFSHAFLMQTFFPIMVRQKFGRIVSLSSIGLKFGGSMNSAYYSASKSALEAITRSYAKFGAQSNVLCNTIRVGVIDTKIHKNKDMAERSKMIPVNRLGRPEEIAEMVYFLCSDKSDFITGQEFAVSGGE